A genome region from Natranaeroarchaeum sulfidigenes includes the following:
- a CDS encoding DUF5779 family protein has protein sequence MSDFNLDLRSVEDYIEDEEDGESLEGRVVLGVLDGTTDPAEWLQTVLDGNVLVLNVDGDVNELAAGFAREVRDEDGELVHFRGFLIVTPPGVEIDRDRL, from the coding sequence ATGTCCGATTTCAACCTCGATCTCCGGTCGGTCGAAGACTACATAGAGGACGAGGAAGACGGCGAGTCCCTCGAGGGGCGGGTCGTGCTGGGCGTGCTTGATGGGACAACCGATCCCGCGGAGTGGCTCCAGACCGTCCTGGACGGAAACGTCCTTGTACTCAATGTGGATGGGGACGTGAACGAACTGGCTGCTGGCTTCGCCCGGGAGGTGCGCGACGAGGACGGCGAACTGGTCCACTTTCGGGGATTCCTGATCGTCACGCCGCCCGGCGTCGAGATCGATCGCGACCGGCTGTAG
- the fer gene encoding ferredoxin Fer, with protein sequence MASPYDILGVTRDADEEEVLDAYRERVKETHPDHGGSARAFQAVKTAYERIEAGEVSPVSVHEGREAVEETDERPQYRVEFLNYERLDEHDWSLDDEDLFEKAADANLGNADYGEITVEESETLLEAAENAGLAWPFACRGGACSNCAVAVIDGEVPIPTSHVLTQEMIDRGIRLSCITTPVTEDTQVVFNVKHMPAMEDLLLSESRFNRAYGTD encoded by the coding sequence GTGGCATCGCCCTACGATATCCTCGGCGTGACGCGTGACGCCGACGAGGAGGAGGTGCTTGACGCCTATCGAGAACGAGTCAAGGAGACGCATCCGGACCACGGCGGCTCCGCACGCGCGTTCCAGGCCGTCAAAACGGCCTACGAGCGGATCGAGGCGGGCGAGGTCAGTCCGGTGTCGGTTCACGAGGGACGCGAAGCCGTCGAGGAGACCGACGAGCGTCCGCAGTATCGGGTGGAGTTTCTCAACTACGAGCGACTGGACGAGCACGACTGGAGCCTCGACGACGAGGACCTGTTCGAGAAGGCAGCCGACGCGAATCTGGGGAACGCGGACTACGGTGAGATCACGGTCGAGGAGTCGGAAACGTTGCTCGAAGCCGCCGAGAACGCCGGGCTGGCATGGCCCTTCGCCTGTCGCGGCGGGGCCTGCTCGAACTGTGCGGTCGCGGTGATCGACGGCGAAGTTCCGATCCCGACGAGTCACGTTCTCACCCAGGAGATGATCGACCGCGGAATCCGGCTTTCCTGCATCACGACGCCGGTAACCGAGGACACGCAAGTCGTCTTCAACGTCAAACATATGCCCGCGATGGAGGACCTGCTGCTCTCGGAAAGCCGGTTCAACCGGGCGTACGGAACGGATTAA
- a CDS encoding ribbon-helix-helix domain-containing protein, whose protein sequence is MTEYTTVSIPKDLADRVDETIEGTSFSSTSDLVRFMLRSIVIQHQQRGELTEAEFEVLAEQLSELGYLE, encoded by the coding sequence ATGACCGAGTACACGACCGTCTCGATCCCGAAGGATCTCGCCGACCGGGTCGACGAGACTATCGAGGGGACGAGCTTTTCGAGCACCAGCGACCTCGTCCGGTTTATGCTCAGAAGTATCGTCATCCAGCACCAGCAACGCGGCGAGCTGACCGAAGCCGAGTTCGAGGTACTCGCAGAACAGTTGAGCGAACTGGGCTATCTGGAGTAA
- the aglJ gene encoding S-layer glycoprotein N-glycosyltransferase AglJ, which translates to MTEDVCVLIPTLDEATTIGDVIDGFRSEGYETILVIDGGSTDGTQSIAREHGADVLEQRGDGKGQAVSEALNRIETEYVLLVDGDGTYRPGDAEKMLEPLREGRAEHVIGNRFADMTPGAMSRLNRFGNRLINRTFAAVHHRDLTDVLSGYRAFTADSVRQLDLSANGFGIETELAVECVRQGIDIEVVPITYEPRPDGSETNLNPIRDGAVIFLTLYRLAKLNNPMLYYGSIGLTSGTVGVVLGLYVGYRWFFEGISHEVLALLSAFTILLGVQILMFGILSDMIVTLHREQRRRIERIAEDDE; encoded by the coding sequence ATGACCGAGGACGTCTGTGTGTTGATCCCAACCCTCGACGAGGCCACGACGATCGGTGACGTGATCGATGGGTTTCGATCGGAAGGGTACGAGACGATCCTCGTAATAGATGGCGGATCGACTGATGGAACGCAATCGATCGCACGCGAACACGGAGCTGACGTCCTCGAACAGCGCGGCGATGGGAAAGGCCAGGCTGTGTCGGAAGCCCTCAACCGAATCGAGACCGAGTACGTGCTGCTCGTTGACGGGGACGGGACGTATCGGCCAGGGGACGCCGAGAAAATGCTCGAACCGCTCAGGGAGGGGCGAGCAGAACACGTCATCGGCAACCGGTTTGCGGATATGACACCAGGGGCGATGTCGCGGCTCAACCGGTTCGGTAACCGACTGATCAACCGGACGTTTGCCGCAGTTCATCACCGAGATCTCACCGACGTGCTCAGCGGCTACCGGGCGTTCACCGCAGACTCTGTCCGTCAACTGGACCTTTCGGCTAACGGGTTCGGGATCGAGACTGAACTGGCAGTCGAGTGTGTCCGCCAGGGGATCGACATCGAAGTCGTCCCAATCACGTACGAGCCACGGCCCGATGGCTCGGAAACGAACCTCAATCCGATCCGAGATGGCGCAGTGATCTTCCTCACACTCTATCGACTTGCCAAACTCAACAACCCGATGCTGTACTACGGCTCGATCGGGTTGACGAGCGGTACAGTCGGCGTTGTCCTCGGCCTCTACGTCGGCTACCGCTGGTTCTTCGAGGGGATCAGCCACGAGGTGCTTGCGTTGCTGTCCGCATTTACGATATTGCTGGGAGTCCAGATACTAATGTTCGGTATCCTCTCTGATATGATCGTCACGCTGCACCGGGAACAGCGACGGCGCATCGAGCGGATCGCGGAGGACGACGAGTGA
- the glmU gene encoding bifunctional sugar-1-phosphate nucleotidylyltransferase/acetyltransferase, translated as MKAVVLAAGEGTRMRPLTATRPKPMLPVAGKPLVEHVLDIAAEHVDGYVLVVGYRADSIRSHLGDEHLGKPITYVEQTEQRGTAHAIEEAGPHISERFLALNGDVMIDDGLVAKLADAETSAIATMRVDDPTAYGVISRDGDRVTGIVEKPSDPPSNLANLGLYSFEPEIFEYIDRTGRSERGEYEITDSIELAIEDSRPVVAVEHGGRWLDVGRPWELLDANERLLDTLSRRIHGTVEDGATIQGEVIVEEGACVRSGAYVEGAVLIQSGADVGPNAYVRGATVVGRNARVGNGVEIKNSILLDDASVGHLSYVGDSVIGADANLGAGTIVANLRHDNKPVQMAVKGEQVDTGRRKLGVVLADGVKTGINTSLNAGTKLGVGAMTRPGEAVMSDRGDGL; from the coding sequence ATGAAAGCTGTCGTTCTCGCCGCAGGTGAAGGAACGCGGATGCGACCGCTGACCGCGACCAGACCCAAGCCGATGCTTCCGGTTGCCGGCAAACCATTGGTCGAGCACGTCCTCGATATCGCTGCCGAACACGTCGACGGCTACGTCCTCGTTGTCGGGTATCGGGCAGACTCGATCCGTTCGCACCTCGGGGACGAACACCTCGGCAAGCCGATTACGTACGTCGAACAGACCGAACAGCGGGGCACAGCACACGCGATCGAAGAAGCTGGACCACACATCAGCGAGCGGTTCCTTGCGCTCAACGGAGATGTGATGATCGATGACGGGCTCGTCGCCAAGCTGGCCGACGCCGAGACCAGCGCCATTGCCACGATGCGCGTCGATGATCCGACCGCATACGGCGTCATTTCCCGAGATGGCGACCGGGTAACTGGGATCGTCGAGAAGCCGTCCGATCCCCCCTCGAATCTCGCCAACCTCGGGCTGTACAGCTTCGAACCGGAGATCTTCGAGTACATCGACCGGACGGGACGCAGCGAGCGCGGCGAGTACGAGATCACGGACTCGATCGAACTCGCGATCGAGGACAGTCGACCGGTCGTCGCTGTCGAACACGGCGGGCGCTGGCTCGACGTGGGAAGACCGTGGGAGCTGCTCGACGCCAACGAACGATTGCTCGATACCCTCTCGCGTCGGATCCACGGGACGGTCGAGGACGGCGCGACGATCCAGGGCGAGGTCATCGTCGAGGAGGGCGCTTGTGTCCGTTCCGGGGCGTACGTCGAGGGGGCGGTCCTCATTCAGTCCGGGGCTGACGTCGGGCCGAACGCCTACGTCCGCGGAGCGACAGTGGTCGGGAGAAACGCCCGCGTCGGCAACGGCGTCGAGATCAAAAACTCGATACTGCTCGACGACGCCAGCGTCGGCCACCTTTCATATGTGGGCGACTCGGTGATCGGTGCCGACGCGAACCTCGGGGCAGGAACCATCGTCGCCAATCTCCGTCACGACAACAAGCCGGTCCAGATGGCGGTCAAAGGTGAGCAGGTCGACACAGGTCGCCGAAAGCTCGGGGTCGTCCTCGCCGATGGCGTGAAGACCGGGATCAACACGAGCCTCAACGCTGGCACAAAACTCGGCGTCGGCGCGATGACCCGTCCCGGCGAGGCGGTGATGTCGGACCGGGGCGACGGGTTGTAG
- a CDS encoding RtcB family protein produces MTTYDADGITLHKVRDYVWEIPQEGDMRTPARVLASEQLLDEISEDKTLQQLKNATHLPGMTKHAICMPDGHQGYGFPVGGVGALDAESGCISPGAVGYDVNCGVRMMTTNLTYEDVKGHEEELVDSLFANVPSGLGGGGIVESDIDTVEAILENGVEWAVEEGYGVEADLLACEDEGRRPDADPSAISQKAKDRGKNQIGSLGSGNHFLEVQRVTDVFREDVADEFDLREDQIVVLIHCGSRGLGHQTCNDYLRKIEKTHSGLLQQLPDKELAAAPAGSKLAEEYYGAMCAAINFAWVNRQLIMHRTRRVFERVFDRTWEQMEMELLYDVAHNIAKKETHTVDGEDRELYVHRKGATRAFPAGHPEVPAAYRDVGQPVIIPGSMGAGSYVLRGGDRSMEETFGSTAHGAGRLMSRTQAKNEFWGGDVQDDLRESQQVYVKAQSGATVAEEAPGVYKDVDEVVRVSDALGIGDKVARTFPVCNIKG; encoded by the coding sequence ATGACCACCTACGACGCCGATGGCATCACGCTGCACAAGGTACGGGACTACGTCTGGGAGATCCCACAGGAAGGGGATATGCGCACGCCGGCGCGTGTCCTCGCCAGCGAGCAGTTGCTCGACGAGATCTCGGAGGACAAGACCCTCCAGCAACTGAAAAACGCGACGCATCTCCCCGGCATGACCAAACACGCGATCTGTATGCCCGACGGCCACCAGGGGTATGGGTTTCCCGTGGGGGGCGTGGGAGCACTCGACGCCGAAAGCGGCTGTATTTCGCCGGGAGCGGTCGGCTATGACGTGAATTGCGGAGTTCGAATGATGACGACTAACCTCACGTACGAGGACGTGAAAGGCCACGAGGAGGAGCTCGTCGACTCGCTCTTTGCCAACGTTCCATCGGGTCTTGGCGGCGGCGGAATCGTCGAAAGCGACATCGACACCGTCGAAGCCATCCTCGAAAACGGCGTCGAGTGGGCCGTCGAAGAAGGCTACGGCGTCGAAGCCGACCTGCTGGCCTGCGAGGACGAAGGGCGTCGCCCCGACGCCGATCCATCCGCGATCTCACAGAAGGCGAAAGATCGCGGCAAAAACCAGATCGGGAGCCTCGGGAGCGGGAACCACTTCCTCGAAGTCCAGCGCGTCACTGATGTCTTCCGCGAGGACGTCGCCGACGAGTTCGATCTCCGCGAGGACCAGATCGTCGTCCTGATCCACTGCGGGAGCCGCGGGCTGGGCCACCAGACCTGCAACGACTACCTCCGCAAGATCGAGAAAACCCACAGCGGGCTCCTCCAGCAGCTACCGGACAAAGAGCTGGCCGCCGCGCCTGCCGGGTCGAAACTCGCCGAGGAGTACTACGGCGCGATGTGTGCCGCGATCAACTTCGCGTGGGTGAACCGCCAGCTCATCATGCACCGCACGCGGCGGGTGTTCGAGCGCGTTTTCGACCGGACGTGGGAACAGATGGAGATGGAACTGCTCTACGACGTGGCCCACAACATCGCCAAGAAGGAGACCCACACCGTCGACGGTGAGGACCGGGAGCTGTACGTCCACCGGAAGGGGGCGACCAGAGCGTTCCCTGCCGGGCATCCCGAGGTTCCGGCGGCCTATCGTGACGTCGGCCAGCCGGTCATCATCCCCGGCAGCATGGGCGCGGGCAGCTACGTCTTGCGCGGTGGCGACCGCTCGATGGAAGAGACGTTCGGCTCGACAGCACACGGCGCGGGGCGTCTCATGTCCCGGACGCAGGCCAAAAACGAGTTCTGGGGCGGCGACGTCCAGGACGATCTGCGCGAGTCCCAGCAGGTGTACGTGAAAGCCCAGAGCGGAGCAACAGTGGCAGAAGAGGCACCCGGTGTCTACAAAGACGTCGACGAAGTGGTCCGGGTCTCGGACGCGCTCGGAATCGGCGATAAAGTCGCCCGGACGTTCCCCGTGTGCAACATCAAGGGATAG
- a CDS encoding DNA-3-methyladenine glycosylase family protein, translating into MPTGAIPTASLSGGMDLHITLESGQSYLWRREDGRMYENADEGSPWYYTVVDGDVIRVRQTESTIDWHASTDAEGLVRELLRLDDDLDGIFGAAPDEPMLDEAYEYAKGLRLVNDPSFPTLISFILSQQMRVERIHSMTTTLAREYGREIAFDGRTYHAFPTPEELAGATESELRELGLGYRAPYVVRTAEMVAEGEAHPNEALGLPYEDARESLTRFVGVGDKVADCVLLFSLDYLEAVPLDTWIRTAIEEYFPDCDRGSYADTSRAIRRRFGVGDGDDYAGYVQTYVFHYLRTRE; encoded by the coding sequence ATGCCTACGGGTGCGATACCGACGGCGTCGCTGTCGGGCGGGATGGATCTACATATCACCCTCGAAAGCGGCCAGTCGTATCTCTGGCGACGCGAGGATGGACGGATGTACGAGAACGCCGATGAGGGCTCACCCTGGTACTACACCGTCGTCGACGGCGACGTGATCCGGGTCCGACAGACGGAGTCGACAATCGACTGGCACGCCAGCACGGATGCAGAGGGACTGGTCAGGGAACTGTTACGGCTCGACGACGATCTGGACGGAATCTTCGGGGCTGCGCCCGACGAGCCGATGCTCGACGAGGCTTACGAGTACGCGAAGGGACTCCGACTCGTCAACGATCCGTCATTCCCCACGCTAATCTCGTTTATTCTCTCCCAGCAGATGCGGGTCGAGCGCATCCACTCGATGACGACGACGCTGGCTCGCGAATACGGTCGAGAGATCGCGTTCGACGGGCGGACGTATCACGCCTTTCCGACGCCCGAGGAACTCGCTGGGGCGACTGAATCAGAGCTCCGCGAGCTCGGACTGGGTTACCGTGCGCCGTACGTGGTACGGACCGCGGAGATGGTTGCAGAGGGCGAGGCCCACCCGAACGAAGCGCTCGGACTCCCCTACGAGGACGCCCGCGAGAGCCTGACGCGGTTCGTCGGCGTCGGTGACAAAGTCGCTGACTGCGTCCTGTTGTTCTCCCTCGACTATCTGGAGGCTGTTCCGCTGGATACGTGGATCAGGACCGCAATCGAAGAGTACTTTCCCGACTGTGATCGCGGCAGCTACGCCGACACCTCCCGGGCGATTCGCCGCCGGTTCGGCGTCGGCGACGGCGACGACTACGCGGGCTACGTCCAGACGTACGTGTTTCACTACCTTCGGACGCGGGAGTAG
- the cysS gene encoding cysteine--tRNA ligase, with protein MTLQVTNSLTGETEPFEPQDPDSVLLYYCGLTVSDLPHLGHARSWVHVDVMHRWLEQLGYDVRHVENFTDVNEKIVARVGEEFGDTEPEVARHFVGETIEDMRSLNLKRADVYPRVSEHVPEIIDLVETLIDQGHAYEASGSVYFDVSTFDEYGKLSNQDLEEIESQGDPDERSEKRNPADFALWKAGEAHPDDADSGGQTWESPWGEGRPGWHIECSAMSTTHLDDSIDIHVGGQDLIFPHHENEIAQSEAATGEQFARYWLHVNLLETDGEKMSSSLENFFTVRNAMGEFGPNAIRMFLLSAAFDSKQTYSEAALDEAVERWERLDRGYRTAVEAADSPDAGTKVRDEQLHETVQDARSEFKAAMNDNFNTREALAALLEIAGAVNKHVESDRYDYQGLTDAIDAFETLGGEALGFAFDGDTGGDVRLAEELVELVLDVREDEREAGNYERADALRDDLEALGVTVEDGDDGVEYRF; from the coding sequence ATGACGCTGCAGGTCACGAACTCCCTGACGGGCGAGACGGAGCCGTTCGAGCCACAGGATCCCGACTCGGTGCTCCTGTACTACTGTGGCCTGACGGTTTCGGACCTTCCACATCTCGGTCACGCCCGTTCGTGGGTTCACGTCGACGTAATGCACCGCTGGCTGGAGCAGTTGGGCTACGACGTCCGCCACGTCGAGAACTTCACGGACGTCAACGAGAAGATCGTCGCCAGAGTCGGTGAGGAGTTCGGCGACACCGAACCCGAGGTCGCCCGTCACTTCGTGGGCGAGACGATCGAGGACATGCGCTCGCTGAATCTCAAACGTGCCGACGTCTACCCACGAGTAAGCGAGCACGTTCCCGAGATCATCGACCTCGTCGAAACCCTGATCGACCAGGGCCACGCTTACGAAGCCAGCGGCTCGGTCTACTTCGACGTCTCGACGTTCGACGAGTACGGCAAGCTCTCGAATCAGGATCTAGAGGAGATCGAATCGCAGGGCGACCCCGACGAACGCTCCGAGAAGCGAAACCCCGCCGACTTCGCGCTCTGGAAGGCGGGCGAGGCCCACCCTGACGACGCCGACTCCGGTGGGCAGACCTGGGAGTCGCCGTGGGGCGAGGGCCGTCCCGGCTGGCACATCGAATGCTCCGCGATGAGCACGACGCATCTCGACGACTCGATCGACATCCACGTCGGCGGGCAGGACCTGATCTTCCCGCACCACGAAAACGAGATTGCCCAGAGCGAGGCCGCGACCGGCGAGCAGTTCGCCCGCTACTGGCTCCACGTCAACCTGCTCGAAACCGATGGCGAGAAAATGTCGTCCAGCCTGGAGAACTTCTTTACCGTCCGCAACGCCATGGGCGAGTTCGGCCCGAACGCCATCCGGATGTTCCTGCTCTCGGCGGCCTTCGACAGCAAACAGACCTACAGCGAGGCGGCCCTCGACGAGGCTGTCGAGCGCTGGGAGCGCCTCGACCGTGGCTACCGGACCGCCGTCGAGGCCGCCGACAGTCCCGACGCCGGGACGAAAGTCCGCGACGAGCAGCTCCACGAGACCGTTCAGGACGCCCGATCGGAGTTCAAGGCGGCGATGAACGACAACTTCAACACCCGCGAGGCGCTGGCCGCGCTGCTGGAGATCGCCGGTGCGGTGAACAAACACGTCGAATCGGACCGCTACGACTATCAGGGCCTCACCGACGCCATCGACGCCTTCGAGACGCTCGGCGGCGAGGCGCTTGGCTTCGCCTTCGACGGCGACACCGGCGGGGACGTCCGACTCGCCGAAGAACTGGTCGAGCTCGTGCTGGACGTCCGCGAGGACGAACGGGAGGCCGGTAACTACGAGCGTGCTGACGCGTTGCGTGACGATCTGGAAGCGCTCGGGGTTACTGTAGAAGATGGGGATGACGGCGTCGAGTACCGGTTCTAG